A window of Paenibacillus polygoni contains these coding sequences:
- the argB gene encoding acetylglutamate kinase — protein MTITQDTLKKNNEAQKDIRTFVMKCGGSTLAALPDAFFEDLQKLQAEGMQPVIVHGGGPAISENLAKLGIETEFVNGLRKTTEPVLDVVEMVLAGSINKQIVRRIQSSGGKALGLSGVDGGLIQAKPVSNHAEVGHVGDVTRIEASIIQGVLDMGYMPIIAPIGIDGDGQRYNINADTAAGAVASHLGASRLIVVTDVPGIMKNVNGVKKVLGTVAVQEIQDMIQTGEIYGGMIPKVKAAIECIQGKVKEVIIVDGSEPSVLSRVLQGEVIGTRIVRM, from the coding sequence ATGACGATAACACAAGACACTTTGAAAAAGAATAACGAGGCGCAAAAAGATATCCGCACCTTTGTTATGAAATGCGGAGGCAGCACACTTGCTGCGCTTCCGGATGCTTTTTTTGAAGACCTGCAGAAGCTCCAAGCAGAAGGGATGCAGCCTGTCATTGTTCATGGCGGCGGACCTGCAATATCTGAGAACCTGGCAAAGCTGGGGATTGAGACCGAATTTGTGAATGGACTTCGTAAAACGACTGAACCCGTTCTTGATGTTGTAGAGATGGTACTTGCCGGCAGCATTAACAAGCAGATCGTACGGCGAATCCAGTCTTCTGGTGGTAAAGCGCTGGGCCTCTCCGGTGTGGATGGAGGACTCATTCAGGCGAAACCCGTCAGTAACCATGCAGAAGTAGGTCATGTAGGAGATGTCACCCGAATAGAAGCATCAATTATTCAAGGGGTGCTAGATATGGGATATATGCCGATTATTGCTCCGATTGGAATAGATGGGGATGGACAGCGCTATAACATCAACGCAGATACAGCAGCAGGAGCAGTAGCTTCACACCTTGGGGCGAGCCGATTAATTGTGGTAACCGATGTGCCGGGAATTATGAAGAATGTGAATGGTGTGAAAAAAGTGCTAGGTACCGTAGCGGTGCAAGAGATACAGGATATGATTCAGACCGGCGAAATTTATGGAGGCATGATTCCCAAAGTAAAAGCAGCCATTGAATGTATTCAGGGGAAAGTGAAGGAAGTTATTATCGTCGATGGAAGTGAGCCAAGCGTGCTCAGCAGAGTACTTCAAGGTGAAGTGATCGGCACTCGAATTGTACGGATGTAA
- the argJ gene encoding bifunctional glutamate N-acetyltransferase/amino-acid acetyltransferase ArgJ, with amino-acid sequence MAQVAYQAFQVIPEGSIVSPKGFAAGGLHCGLKKTERNDLGVITCEVLADAAAVYTTNVFQAAPLQVTRESMQNGKLQAIVVNSGNANAVTGQQGEKDAYAMRLATARELGIAVENVAVASTGVIGELLNMEKVHAGIKGLPARVGSGKQEASDFSQAILTTDLVKKEICVRTYIDGKEVMIAGAAKGSGMIHPNMATMLAFVTCDAQVDQAALQGLLGKSTDATFNMITVDGDTSTNDMLIAMASGLAGNKTLHPGHKDWENFAAAFNYVCEVLAKAIARDGEGATKLVEVNIAGAVSDDSARAIAKTVIGSSLVKSAMFGADANWGRIIAAVGRAGEPVQPDQVDVKLGSILVLSGSRPVAFDEEEALRYLQGDSVQIHVDLHGGSGNATAWGCDLTYDYVRINAAYRT; translated from the coding sequence ATGGCACAGGTTGCATATCAAGCGTTTCAAGTTATACCGGAAGGATCAATCGTATCACCAAAAGGTTTCGCAGCAGGGGGACTGCATTGTGGACTCAAAAAGACAGAGCGTAATGACCTTGGTGTCATTACCTGTGAAGTTCTAGCGGATGCAGCGGCAGTGTATACAACGAATGTATTTCAAGCCGCACCGCTTCAAGTTACCAGAGAGAGTATGCAGAACGGTAAACTGCAGGCGATTGTTGTAAACAGCGGGAATGCGAATGCCGTAACAGGGCAGCAAGGTGAAAAAGATGCTTATGCCATGCGGCTCGCAACAGCAAGAGAGCTGGGTATTGCAGTAGAGAATGTAGCCGTGGCATCGACAGGCGTGATCGGTGAGTTGCTTAATATGGAAAAAGTGCATGCCGGGATTAAAGGATTACCTGCAAGAGTAGGTTCAGGAAAACAAGAAGCGAGTGATTTTTCCCAAGCCATCCTGACAACGGATCTGGTGAAGAAGGAAATTTGCGTCCGTACTTATATAGATGGAAAAGAAGTAATGATCGCAGGGGCTGCAAAAGGTTCCGGGATGATTCATCCGAATATGGCAACCATGCTGGCTTTTGTGACATGCGATGCACAGGTGGATCAGGCTGCACTTCAAGGTCTGCTTGGAAAATCAACTGATGCTACCTTTAACATGATTACCGTAGATGGTGACACAAGTACAAATGACATGCTCATTGCGATGGCAAGCGGGCTTGCAGGTAATAAAACTTTGCACCCGGGGCATAAGGATTGGGAGAACTTCGCAGCAGCGTTTAACTATGTGTGTGAAGTGCTTGCTAAGGCGATTGCAAGAGACGGAGAAGGAGCGACCAAACTCGTTGAAGTGAATATTGCGGGTGCGGTATCGGATGATTCAGCAAGAGCGATAGCTAAGACGGTCATTGGTTCGAGTCTCGTAAAATCGGCGATGTTTGGAGCGGATGCGAACTGGGGACGGATCATTGCAGCTGTAGGTCGTGCAGGAGAACCCGTTCAGCCCGATCAGGTGGATGTGAAGCTTGGATCTATTTTAGTGTTATCGGGATCACGTCCGGTTGCTTTTGATGAAGAAGAAGCTCTGCGTTATCTGCAAGGAGATTCAGTTCAGATCCATGTGGATCTGCATGGAGGAAGCGGGAACGCAACCGCGTGGGGCTGTGATCTGACTTACGATTATGTTCGAATTAATGCGGCCTACCGGACGTAA
- a CDS encoding acetylornithine transaminase translates to METANTESSLFPTYARYPISLVKGKGSYLWDDKGNQYLDFMSGLAVTNLGHAPDRVIAKVKDQLDELWHVSNLFHIPAQEKAAALLTANTCADAVFFCNSGAEANEAAIKLARRYQQKVLGNDRYEIVTFKQSFHGRTLATLTATGQDKVKEGFLPLPEGFVHVPLHDIPALKEAIGPHTAAIMLEMIQAEGGIHIVEPAFLAEVKALCEEHGLLLIMDEVQTGMGRTGKLFGHEHYGIEPDIFTVAKGIASGFPVGAMLGKGYLREAFTAGSHATTFGGTPLAMSAVLATVETILEDNLPARAAEMGDYLIESLRTKLIDQDFVTEIRGQGLIVGIECKEAVGDIVLAGQKKGFLFVTAGPNVIRFLPNLYVTKEEIDTAVSLIAILIEEHVAAKGPLGGE, encoded by the coding sequence ATAGAGACAGCGAATACAGAGAGTTCCCTTTTTCCAACCTATGCTCGTTATCCGATAAGCCTTGTGAAAGGAAAAGGAAGTTATTTGTGGGATGATAAGGGGAATCAATATCTTGATTTCATGAGCGGACTCGCCGTTACGAATCTCGGTCATGCGCCAGATCGAGTTATTGCCAAAGTAAAAGATCAGCTGGATGAATTGTGGCATGTATCGAATCTGTTTCATATCCCTGCTCAAGAGAAAGCGGCTGCGCTGCTTACGGCGAACACTTGTGCAGATGCTGTGTTTTTCTGCAACAGCGGTGCTGAGGCGAACGAAGCGGCTATTAAACTGGCGAGAAGATATCAGCAAAAAGTGCTAGGTAACGATCGTTATGAAATTGTTACTTTCAAGCAGTCTTTCCACGGACGCACACTGGCTACGCTGACGGCAACGGGCCAAGACAAGGTAAAAGAAGGATTTCTTCCTCTTCCTGAAGGGTTTGTTCACGTACCTCTACACGATATTCCGGCGCTGAAAGAAGCGATTGGGCCGCATACAGCAGCCATTATGCTTGAGATGATTCAGGCAGAAGGCGGCATTCACATCGTAGAACCTGCTTTCTTGGCAGAGGTCAAAGCATTGTGTGAGGAACATGGACTGCTGCTTATTATGGATGAAGTACAGACGGGAATGGGCCGGACAGGAAAATTGTTCGGGCATGAACATTACGGTATTGAACCGGATATTTTCACCGTAGCAAAAGGGATTGCGAGCGGCTTCCCTGTGGGAGCGATGCTTGGTAAAGGATACCTGCGTGAAGCGTTCACAGCGGGCAGTCATGCTACGACCTTTGGAGGAACTCCACTTGCTATGTCTGCCGTTCTTGCCACGGTGGAGACCATTCTTGAAGATAATCTCCCTGCTCGCGCGGCGGAGATGGGTGATTATTTAATCGAGTCACTGCGGACGAAGCTGATAGATCAAGATTTTGTTACTGAAATTCGGGGACAAGGATTGATTGTCGGCATTGAGTGCAAAGAAGCTGTAGGTGACATCGTTCTTGCGGGACAGAAAAAAGGATTCTTGTTTGTGACAGCAGGACCAAACGTCATCCGTTTCCTTCCGAATTTATATGTGACCAAAGAAGAAATCGATACTGCGGTATCGCTGATTGCAATATTAATTGAAGAACATGTCGCTGCCAAAGGACCCTTAGGAGGAGAATAG
- the argF gene encoding ornithine carbamoyltransferase: MAITKLNLHGRDFIEFTDYTKEEIEYLLDLAIDIKKKQKNGEVYQPLKGKTIGLIFEKSSTRTRVSFEVGMFQLGGHALFLSKNDIQLGRGETIGDTAQVLSRYLDGIMIRTFAHSNITELAKYADIPVINGLSDDAHPCQVLADFQTVLEHKGKLKGLKMAYVGDGNNMAHSLMLGAAKLGVHVSVASPKGYEPSAAIVDQAKSIATETGAEVVVTNSAQEAVQDADIIYTDVWASMGFEEEQKEREAAFADYQVNEELVKGAKPDYIFLHCLPAHRGEEVSEGVIDGPNSAIFDQAENRLHAQKALMAALMG, translated from the coding sequence ATGGCAATTACAAAACTAAATCTGCACGGACGGGATTTTATCGAATTTACAGATTACACGAAGGAAGAGATCGAGTATCTTCTAGATCTGGCCATTGATATCAAGAAGAAGCAGAAAAATGGTGAGGTTTATCAGCCGCTGAAGGGCAAAACCATTGGACTTATTTTTGAGAAGTCTTCCACACGTACTCGTGTATCCTTTGAAGTGGGGATGTTTCAGCTCGGTGGGCATGCGCTGTTTCTTAGTAAAAATGATATCCAGCTCGGTCGCGGCGAGACGATCGGTGATACGGCTCAGGTGCTATCCCGCTACCTCGATGGAATTATGATTCGTACTTTTGCACACAGCAATATAACGGAGCTGGCGAAGTATGCGGATATCCCTGTCATTAATGGACTGAGCGATGATGCACATCCTTGTCAGGTACTCGCTGACTTCCAGACCGTACTTGAGCATAAGGGCAAACTGAAAGGTCTAAAGATGGCGTATGTCGGTGATGGCAACAACATGGCGCATTCATTAATGCTCGGAGCAGCGAAGCTGGGTGTTCACGTATCCGTGGCAAGTCCGAAAGGATATGAACCGTCTGCAGCTATTGTGGATCAGGCAAAGAGCATTGCTACAGAAACAGGTGCTGAGGTTGTGGTAACAAACAGCGCGCAAGAAGCAGTACAAGATGCAGATATTATTTACACCGATGTGTGGGCAAGTATGGGATTTGAAGAGGAGCAAAAAGAGCGTGAAGCGGCTTTTGCTGATTATCAGGTAAATGAGGAACTTGTAAAAGGTGCAAAACCAGATTATATCTTCTTGCACTGCCTACCAGCGCACCGTGGAGAAGAAGTGAGTGAGGGAGTTATTGACGGTCCGAACTCCGCCATTTTTGATCAAGCAGAGAATCGCCTGCATGCACAAAAAGCATTAATGGCCGCACTAATGGGATAA